The Streptomyces tendae genome has a window encoding:
- a CDS encoding HD domain-containing protein yields MDLTEVEATARAAHAGQTDKAGRPYAEHLQAVAEGVRRRGGDDEQIAAAWLHDAVEDDRLSRAWLEGAALTRRTKDIVLALTKRSGEPPEDYAARVLSTPGALLVKEADLAHNADPARLAVLDEATRARLTAKYARMRALLGLTGDGAAPAR; encoded by the coding sequence ATGGACCTGACCGAGGTGGAGGCCACCGCCCGCGCCGCGCACGCCGGCCAGACCGACAAGGCGGGCCGGCCCTACGCCGAGCACCTCCAGGCGGTCGCCGAGGGCGTACGGCGGCGCGGCGGCGACGACGAACAGATCGCGGCGGCCTGGCTGCACGACGCCGTGGAGGACGACAGGCTCAGCCGCGCGTGGCTGGAGGGGGCCGCGCTCACCCGGCGCACCAAGGACATCGTCCTCGCCCTGACCAAGCGGTCCGGCGAGCCGCCCGAGGACTACGCGGCCCGTGTCCTGTCCACCCCGGGCGCACTGCTGGTCAAGGAGGCGGACCTGGCGCACAACGCCGACCCGGCCCGCCTCGCGGTCCTCGACGAGGCCACCCGGGCCCGGCTGACCGCCAAGTACGCGCGGATGCGCGCCCTGCTCGGCCTCACCGGCGACGGGGCGGCTCCCGCCCGCTAG
- a CDS encoding GNAT family N-acetyltransferase, which translates to MANDSTGRAPELRALRPDEWDTAYDNLLRAFGGLPESDEEREMWRSITEFDRFLAAWDGERCVGTAGAFSFRLTVPGGTSVPAAGVTMVSVAATHRRRGVLTSMMRRQLDDVRSWGEPLAVLCASEPAIYGRFGYGAASFQLDAEIDTVRVGLTVPDGTDDVQVRYSDPAEVLDACEAVYARLVPGRPGMLARRPGWERVGLLDPESDRDGASPLQCVVAERDGETVGYARYRVKPSWSAAGPDSQVVLSALEALDPAAGAALWRFLFGLDLTSSLVARGRPVDEGWQYLVSDIRRCRPARRDALYVRPVEVGAALAARTYRAPVDVVLEVEDAFCPWNAGRWRLSGDAKGASCEPTRDAADLALSARELGAAYLGGVSLTALATAGRVRELRGGALAEAALAFGSDPAPWMPHGF; encoded by the coding sequence ATGGCGAACGATTCGACGGGCCGCGCGCCCGAGCTCCGGGCCCTGCGGCCGGACGAGTGGGACACCGCGTACGACAACCTCCTGCGCGCCTTCGGCGGGCTGCCGGAGTCGGACGAGGAACGCGAGATGTGGCGGTCCATCACCGAGTTCGACCGCTTCCTGGCCGCCTGGGACGGTGAGCGGTGCGTGGGCACCGCGGGCGCGTTCTCGTTCCGGCTGACGGTGCCCGGCGGGACCTCGGTGCCGGCCGCGGGCGTCACCATGGTGAGCGTGGCGGCCACGCACCGGCGGCGCGGGGTGCTGACGTCGATGATGCGGCGGCAGTTGGACGACGTCCGCTCCTGGGGCGAGCCGCTGGCGGTGCTCTGTGCGTCGGAGCCGGCGATCTACGGCCGGTTCGGCTACGGAGCCGCCAGCTTCCAGCTGGACGCGGAGATCGACACCGTGCGCGTGGGTCTGACCGTGCCGGACGGTACGGATGACGTACAGGTGCGGTACTCCGACCCCGCCGAGGTGCTGGACGCCTGCGAGGCGGTCTACGCCCGGCTGGTGCCCGGCCGTCCCGGGATGCTGGCGCGGCGGCCCGGCTGGGAGCGGGTCGGACTGCTCGACCCGGAGAGCGACCGGGACGGCGCGTCGCCGCTGCAGTGCGTGGTCGCCGAGCGCGACGGGGAGACCGTCGGGTACGCGCGGTACCGGGTGAAGCCGTCCTGGAGTGCGGCCGGTCCCGACAGTCAGGTGGTGCTCAGCGCCCTGGAGGCGCTGGATCCGGCGGCGGGCGCGGCGCTGTGGCGCTTCCTGTTCGGCCTCGACCTGACGTCGTCGCTGGTGGCGCGGGGGCGGCCGGTGGACGAGGGCTGGCAGTACCTGGTGTCGGACATACGCCGCTGCCGCCCGGCCCGCCGGGACGCGCTGTACGTGCGGCCGGTGGAGGTCGGGGCGGCGCTGGCGGCGCGCACCTACCGGGCCCCGGTGGACGTGGTGCTGGAGGTGGAGGACGCCTTCTGTCCCTGGAACGCGGGGCGCTGGCGGCTGAGCGGGGACGCCAAGGGGGCGTCCTGCGAACCCACCCGGGACGCGGCCGACCTGGCGCTGTCGGCGCGGGAGCTGGGTGCCGCGTATCTGGGCGGGGTGAGCCTGACGGCGCTCGCCACGGCCGGGCGGGTGCGTGAGCTGCGCGGCGGTGCGCTGGCCGAGGCCGCCCTCGCCTTCGGCAGCGACCCGGCGCCGTGGATGCCGCACGGCTTCTGA
- a CDS encoding PP2C family protein-serine/threonine phosphatase: protein MAAGRQRRAEAGTFTARLNKQWHRVRVGVRRAAVDYFRGDGSDWIALAGLLLTVPLIAAGTLANSVWCSPAALCVPVVAGGLLLRPASLLGLYAAARRALIVEAVQLGPYTEGVARVTPGVVLVVAACGFFGLLVAQFRSRVGVPWRRGGTMLFDLRERIRVQSKLPKLPAGWHREMALRPAGGQSFSGDFVVAARTNGGRTLEVVLTDVSGKGMDAGSRALLLSGAFGGLLGSLPPHDFLPAANGYLLRQDWDEGFATSIHLVLDLDSGDYELYSAGHPPGLQLSAGSGRWEEKAADGPLLGVYDGAQFDPVKGSLRPGDVLMLFTDGLVETSDRDMVEGIDRLTGEADRYVAGGFHGAAWHLIEAVAKDVNDDRALLLICREGPTAAAAR from the coding sequence ATGGCAGCAGGACGACAGCGGCGCGCGGAAGCCGGCACGTTCACGGCCCGGTTGAACAAACAGTGGCACCGGGTCCGCGTCGGCGTGCGCCGGGCCGCCGTGGACTACTTCCGCGGCGACGGCTCGGACTGGATCGCGCTCGCCGGGCTGCTGCTCACCGTTCCGCTGATCGCCGCCGGGACACTCGCCAACTCCGTGTGGTGCTCGCCCGCCGCGCTGTGCGTCCCGGTCGTCGCGGGCGGCCTGCTGCTGCGCCCGGCCAGTCTGCTCGGGCTGTACGCGGCGGCGCGACGCGCGCTGATCGTGGAGGCCGTGCAACTCGGCCCGTACACCGAGGGAGTGGCCCGGGTCACCCCCGGCGTGGTCCTGGTCGTCGCGGCCTGCGGCTTCTTCGGGCTGCTCGTCGCCCAGTTCCGCAGCCGGGTCGGCGTGCCCTGGCGGCGCGGCGGCACCATGCTGTTCGACCTGCGCGAACGCATCCGGGTGCAGAGCAAGCTGCCGAAGCTGCCGGCCGGCTGGCACCGGGAGATGGCGCTGCGCCCGGCCGGCGGCCAGTCCTTCTCCGGCGACTTCGTGGTCGCGGCCCGCACCAACGGCGGGCGCACCCTGGAGGTCGTCCTCACCGACGTCTCCGGCAAAGGCATGGACGCCGGTTCGCGCGCCCTGCTGCTGTCCGGTGCCTTCGGCGGGCTGCTCGGCAGCCTGCCCCCGCACGACTTCCTCCCCGCCGCCAACGGCTATCTGCTGCGCCAGGACTGGGACGAGGGCTTCGCCACCTCCATCCACCTGGTGCTGGACCTGGACTCCGGCGACTACGAGCTCTACTCCGCCGGACACCCGCCGGGCCTGCAGCTCAGCGCGGGCAGCGGCCGCTGGGAGGAGAAGGCCGCCGACGGCCCGCTGCTCGGCGTGTACGACGGCGCCCAGTTCGACCCGGTGAAGGGTTCGCTGCGCCCCGGTGACGTGCTGATGCTGTTCACGGACGGCCTGGTGGAGACCTCCGACCGGGACATGGTCGAGGGCATCGACCGGCTCACCGGCGAGGCCGACCGCTATGTCGCCGGCGGCTTCCACGGCGCCGCCTGGCATCTGATCGAGGCCGTCGCCAAGGACGTCAACGACGACCGGGCGCTGCTGCTGATCTGCCGCGAGGGCCCCACCGCGGCCGCCGCCCGCTGA